In Amycolatopsis jiangsuensis, the following proteins share a genomic window:
- a CDS encoding ABC transporter permease, producing the protein MLWFPAVLALALVVLPVVGLLVRTNLTRFPSLLVTPSSLHALQLSVTTAALSTVACVVLGVPLAVVLARSRVPGVRLLRSVVLLPLVLPPVVGGLALLYLLGRKGFLGQLVNWLIGEQVPFTTGAVVIAQTFVAMPFLVVSLEGALRGSGDRYEQVAATLGARPWTVFRRVTLPLLLPALGSGMVLSFARALGEFGATITFAGSLEGVTRTLPLEVYNQAEVDIDSAVALALLLIVVAIVVIAVARPRSWEGGLR; encoded by the coding sequence GTGCTCTGGTTCCCCGCCGTCCTCGCGCTGGCGCTGGTGGTGCTGCCGGTCGTCGGCCTGCTGGTGCGCACGAATCTGACCAGGTTCCCCTCGCTGCTGGTGACTCCGTCGTCACTGCACGCGCTGCAGCTGTCGGTGACGACCGCCGCACTGTCCACTGTGGCGTGTGTCGTGCTCGGGGTGCCGCTGGCGGTGGTATTGGCCCGCTCCCGCGTACCCGGCGTACGGCTGCTGCGCTCGGTCGTGCTGCTGCCGCTCGTGCTGCCGCCGGTGGTCGGCGGGCTGGCGCTGCTGTATCTGCTGGGCCGCAAGGGTTTTCTCGGTCAGCTGGTGAACTGGCTGATCGGCGAGCAGGTGCCGTTCACCACAGGCGCGGTGGTGATCGCGCAGACGTTCGTGGCGATGCCGTTCCTGGTGGTCAGCCTGGAAGGTGCGTTGCGTGGTTCGGGGGACCGCTACGAACAGGTCGCGGCCACGCTCGGCGCGCGCCCGTGGACGGTGTTCCGCCGGGTCACGCTGCCGCTGCTGCTGCCCGCGCTCGGTTCCGGCATGGTGCTGAGTTTCGCGCGTGCGCTCGGCGAATTCGGGGCGACCATCACCTTCGCCGGAAGCCTGGAAGGCGTCACCCGTACCTTGCCGCTCGAGGTGTACAACCAGGCCGAGGTGGACATCGACAGCGCGGTGGCGCTCGCGTTGCTGCTCATCGTGGTCGCCATCGTGGTGATCGCGGTGGCCCGGCCGCGTTCGTGGGAAGGCGGTCTGCGGTGA
- a CDS encoding helicase-associated domain-containing protein has translation MPATSLADWLRAEPDEALAELLRTRRDLSTPPPSDTTVLATRAGTPGSVARACEDLDTATLAVLDALLVAGADAATVPVSEVRALVGRDVAGSLAKLRARVLVWGADDALRVPPAARDALGPFPAGLGAPSPALAATDVEARLAEAGEDERAVLTALAAGPPIGRTRDASFDVSLSDAATPVQKLLARGLLLRRDDQTVELPRELGLLLRGGVAFEPATLTEPELPVHPHRTDTVDETAAGEAMELLRQVESLLRSWSQLPPPVLKAGGLGVRELKKLAKDLDVDEPRATLLAELVVGAGLVADSENTTPEWVPTTLTDSWLASPAVQRWMTLAQAWLELPRLPGLAGGRDAKDKPIAPLSEELRRPLAPAGRRRVLAALAELPEGAGVKSVDELVQVLAWRAPRRGGRLRDETVRWTMAEATALGLVGLGGLTTGTRLLLDDDRAGAVEALHDALPTPVDHVLVQADLTVVAPGPLETDLAAAMAAVADVESAGHATVYRVTETSVRRALDTGRTADELHAMFRDKSATPVPQGLTYLIDDVARRHGRLRGGAAGSFLRCDDEALLAEVLAHPVAGEYDLRMIAPTVLISSAPLADVLEALRGAGFAPAAEGPDGRVVDLRPSGRRLPGRARTARARPGEPAVLSEEQATRIVSNLRAGDQAAARRRGSAVRAPGGGGKDTTATLDLLSRATLEQREVWIGFVDSRGTASQRVVRPLRVGGGVLEGANQERYPLHRITSAALVED, from the coding sequence ATGCCCGCGACCTCTCTGGCGGACTGGCTGCGTGCGGAGCCCGACGAGGCACTCGCCGAGCTGCTGCGCACGCGTCGCGATCTGTCCACGCCCCCACCGTCCGACACCACCGTGCTCGCCACCCGCGCCGGGACCCCCGGATCGGTCGCCCGAGCCTGCGAAGACCTCGACACCGCCACCCTCGCGGTCCTCGACGCGCTGCTGGTCGCGGGCGCCGACGCGGCGACCGTGCCGGTGTCCGAGGTACGCGCGCTCGTCGGCCGCGACGTCGCGGGCTCGCTCGCGAAGCTCCGTGCCCGGGTACTCGTGTGGGGCGCGGACGACGCGCTCCGGGTGCCGCCCGCGGCCCGCGACGCGCTGGGGCCGTTCCCGGCCGGGCTCGGTGCGCCGTCGCCCGCGCTGGCGGCCACCGACGTCGAGGCCCGGCTGGCCGAGGCCGGGGAGGACGAACGGGCCGTGCTCACCGCGCTCGCCGCCGGCCCGCCGATCGGCCGCACCCGGGACGCGAGCTTCGATGTGTCGCTTTCGGACGCGGCCACGCCGGTGCAGAAGCTGCTCGCCCGCGGCCTGCTGCTGCGCCGCGACGACCAGACCGTGGAGCTGCCCAGGGAGCTGGGACTGCTGCTGCGCGGCGGGGTCGCGTTCGAACCGGCCACGCTGACCGAACCGGAGCTGCCGGTCCATCCACATCGGACGGACACGGTGGACGAGACCGCGGCCGGCGAGGCGATGGAACTGCTGCGGCAGGTGGAATCCCTGCTCCGGTCCTGGTCGCAGCTCCCGCCGCCGGTGCTGAAGGCAGGCGGGCTCGGCGTGCGCGAGCTGAAGAAGCTGGCCAAGGACCTCGATGTGGACGAACCACGCGCGACGCTGCTGGCCGAGCTGGTCGTGGGCGCCGGGCTCGTGGCCGACAGCGAGAACACCACGCCGGAATGGGTGCCGACCACGCTCACCGACAGCTGGCTCGCTTCACCGGCGGTGCAGCGCTGGATGACGCTCGCGCAGGCGTGGCTCGAACTGCCGCGGCTACCGGGCCTCGCCGGCGGGCGGGACGCCAAGGACAAGCCGATCGCGCCGTTGTCGGAAGAGCTGCGGCGGCCGTTGGCCCCGGCCGGGCGGCGGCGGGTGCTCGCCGCGCTGGCCGAACTGCCCGAAGGCGCGGGAGTGAAGAGCGTCGACGAGCTGGTCCAGGTGCTGGCTTGGCGGGCGCCGCGGCGTGGCGGCCGGCTGCGGGACGAGACCGTGCGGTGGACGATGGCGGAGGCGACCGCACTCGGGCTCGTCGGCCTCGGCGGACTGACCACGGGCACCCGGCTGCTCCTGGACGACGACCGCGCGGGCGCCGTGGAAGCCCTGCACGACGCGTTGCCCACGCCGGTGGACCACGTACTCGTGCAGGCCGACCTGACGGTGGTCGCGCCGGGCCCGCTCGAGACCGACCTTGCCGCCGCCATGGCCGCGGTCGCCGACGTCGAATCGGCCGGGCACGCCACGGTCTACCGGGTCACCGAAACGTCCGTGCGCCGGGCACTCGACACCGGGCGCACCGCGGACGAGCTGCACGCGATGTTCCGCGACAAATCGGCCACCCCGGTACCGCAGGGACTCACCTACCTGATCGACGACGTGGCCCGCCGCCACGGCCGGTTGCGCGGCGGGGCGGCCGGATCGTTCCTGCGCTGCGACGACGAAGCGCTGCTGGCCGAAGTCCTGGCCCATCCGGTCGCCGGAGAGTACGACCTGCGAATGATCGCGCCGACCGTGCTGATCAGCTCGGCCCCGCTGGCCGACGTGTTGGAAGCGTTGCGGGGGGCGGGTTTCGCCCCGGCCGCCGAAGGACCGGACGGCCGCGTGGTCGACCTGCGTCCGAGCGGGCGCCGGCTGCCGGGCCGCGCCCGCACCGCCCGCGCGCGCCCCGGCGAACCCGCGGTGCTGTCCGAAGAACAGGCCACCCGCATCGTGTCCAACCTCCGTGCCGGTGACCAGGCGGCGGCCCGCCGGCGCGGTTCCGCGGTACGGGCGCCCGGAGGTGGCGGCAAGGACACCACGGCGACCCTCGACCTGCTGTCCCGGGCGACCCTGGAACAGCGTGAGGTGTGGATCGGTTTCGTCGACTCCCGCGGCACGGCCAGTCAGCGCGTGGTGCGCCCGCTGCGCGTCGGCGGCGGCGTGCTGGAAGGTGCGAACCAGGAGCGATATCCGTTGCACCGCATCACTTCCGCGGCGCTGGTGGAAGACTGA
- a CDS encoding putative immunity protein, with translation MILPAVRDPRMVTIRRGGSLTDSDHQLLALWAAMCAEHVLDWFEREQPGDARPREAIAAARAWASGDLPMMRARALGGHAMGAARPLAGAARFAAYSAGQAACVGHVAEHDLGAAAYAIKAVRSAHPDAPETGRAERDWQRDQLPDPIRTLVLEDQARRDSICWSAFSA, from the coding sequence ATGATCCTGCCGGCAGTGCGTGATCCCCGCATGGTGACCATCCGCCGAGGTGGCTCGCTGACCGACTCGGATCACCAGTTGCTCGCGCTGTGGGCGGCGATGTGCGCTGAGCACGTCCTGGACTGGTTCGAACGCGAGCAGCCCGGCGATGCACGACCACGGGAAGCGATCGCGGCCGCCCGGGCCTGGGCGAGCGGCGACCTGCCGATGATGCGGGCGCGCGCGCTGGGCGGGCACGCGATGGGGGCCGCTCGGCCCCTCGCCGGGGCAGCCCGCTTCGCCGCCTACTCGGCCGGGCAGGCCGCCTGCGTCGGCCACGTCGCGGAACACGACCTCGGCGCCGCGGCGTACGCGATCAAGGCCGTGCGCAGCGCGCACCCGGACGCCCCCGAGACAGGCCGGGCCGAACGCGACTGGCAGCGCGACCAACTACCCGACCCGATCCGCACCCTGGTCCTCGAAGACCAGGCCCGCCGCGACAGCATCTGCTGGTCGGCCTTCTCCGCCTGA
- the moaC gene encoding cyclic pyranopterin monophosphate synthase MoaC: MSELSHVDETGAARMVDVSGKTATARTALAGGTVHTTTEVVGLLAEGGLPKGDALATARIAGIMAAKRVPELIPLCHQIALSGVKVEFELAGSAVHITATAKTTDVTGVEMEALTAVAVAGLTVHDMIKAVDPAASLDAVRLLRKDGGKTGTWERQS; encoded by the coding sequence GTGAGTGAACTCAGCCACGTCGACGAAACCGGCGCTGCCCGGATGGTCGACGTTTCGGGCAAGACGGCGACCGCCCGCACGGCGCTGGCCGGTGGCACGGTGCACACCACCACCGAGGTGGTGGGCCTGCTGGCCGAGGGCGGCCTGCCGAAGGGCGACGCGCTGGCCACGGCGCGGATCGCCGGGATCATGGCGGCCAAACGCGTGCCGGAGCTGATCCCGCTGTGCCACCAGATCGCGTTGTCCGGGGTGAAGGTCGAGTTCGAGCTGGCCGGGTCCGCGGTGCACATCACGGCCACGGCCAAGACCACCGACGTCACCGGGGTCGAGATGGAGGCTCTCACCGCGGTCGCGGTCGCCGGCCTCACCGTGCACGACATGATCAAGGCGGTGGACCCGGCCGCGAGTCTCGACGCGGTCCGCCTGCTCCGCAAGGACGGCGGCAAAACCGGCACCTGGGAGCGGCAGTCATGA
- a CDS encoding molybdenum cofactor biosynthesis protein MoaE, with the protein MGTSAAEGVASAAPRRARVIVASNRAARGVYEDKTGPVIVAWLRERGYDVPAPVVVEDGDPVGVALRAAVAEPVAVVLTTGGTGISPTDRTPDVTRGVLDHELPGVADAIRAAGLPKVPTAVLSRGVAGVAGRTLVVNLPGSSGGVKDGLRVLEDILGHAVDQLAGGDHPRPGPAAGATGHGVRILRADVSDQPLSVDEHARLVSDDAAGAVVTFAGVVRDHDGGKGVRDLTYEGHPTARDVLTEVVAELAARWTGVRAVAVSHRVGALTIGDIALACAVAADHRRAAFTACADLVDEVKARLPVWKHQHFTDGTDEWVNSP; encoded by the coding sequence GTGGGTACCTCGGCCGCGGAAGGGGTGGCGTCGGCCGCGCCTCGGCGTGCCCGGGTGATCGTGGCGTCCAACCGCGCCGCGCGGGGTGTCTACGAGGACAAGACCGGTCCGGTGATCGTCGCGTGGCTGCGTGAGCGCGGCTACGACGTGCCCGCGCCGGTGGTGGTCGAGGACGGCGATCCGGTGGGCGTGGCGTTGCGGGCCGCGGTGGCCGAGCCCGTCGCCGTCGTGCTGACCACCGGCGGCACCGGCATTTCGCCGACCGACCGGACCCCGGACGTCACCCGCGGCGTACTGGACCACGAGCTGCCCGGCGTCGCGGACGCCATCCGGGCTGCCGGTCTGCCCAAGGTCCCCACCGCGGTCCTCTCCCGTGGAGTGGCCGGGGTCGCGGGCCGCACGCTCGTGGTGAACCTGCCGGGGTCGAGCGGCGGCGTGAAGGACGGACTGCGCGTGCTCGAGGACATTCTCGGCCACGCCGTCGACCAGCTCGCCGGCGGCGACCACCCGCGGCCCGGTCCTGCTGCCGGCGCGACCGGGCACGGGGTGCGGATCCTGCGTGCCGACGTGAGCGACCAGCCGTTGTCGGTGGACGAGCACGCCCGGCTCGTGTCGGACGACGCGGCCGGCGCCGTGGTCACGTTCGCCGGCGTGGTCCGCGACCACGACGGCGGCAAGGGCGTGCGGGACCTGACCTATGAAGGACACCCCACGGCACGCGATGTGCTCACCGAAGTGGTCGCCGAGCTGGCTGCCCGGTGGACCGGCGTCCGGGCGGTCGCCGTGAGCCACCGCGTCGGCGCGCTGACCATCGGCGACATCGCGCTGGCCTGCGCCGTCGCCGCCGACCACCGCCGGGCGGCGTTCACCGCCTGCGCGGACCTCGTCGACGAGGTCAAGGCCCGGCTGCCGGTGTGGAAACACCAGCACTTCACCGACGGCACCGACGAATGGGTCAACTCGCCCTGA
- a CDS encoding TOBE domain-containing protein — MPQFRLSEAARLLGVSDDTVRRWVRAGQLTASEDAAGRKVVDGAQLAGFARAQAAGPEDPSAVGRSARNRFVGLVTEVVADKVMAQVELQCGAHRVVSLMSTEAVRELGLRPGVLAVAVVKATTVVVETPEGSR; from the coding sequence ATGCCGCAATTTCGGTTGTCCGAGGCCGCCCGGCTGCTCGGCGTCAGTGACGACACGGTTCGCCGGTGGGTCCGGGCCGGCCAGCTGACCGCGTCCGAGGACGCGGCCGGCCGCAAGGTGGTCGACGGGGCCCAGCTCGCCGGGTTCGCCCGAGCGCAGGCGGCCGGTCCCGAGGATCCGTCGGCGGTCGGGCGCTCCGCACGCAACCGCTTCGTCGGGCTGGTCACCGAGGTCGTCGCCGACAAGGTGATGGCCCAGGTCGAGCTCCAGTGCGGGGCGCACCGAGTGGTGTCACTGATGAGCACCGAAGCCGTTCGCGAGCTCGGGCTGCGCCCGGGCGTGCTCGCGGTGGCCGTGGTGAAGGCGACCACCGTCGTGGTGGAAACCCCGGAAGGAAGCAGATGA
- a CDS encoding transglycosylase family protein, with translation MSYRGKHRKMSAATRTIARVAVAGIAVGAPLAIATTPASATDWDAIAQCESSGNWSTNTGNGYHGGLQFSQSTWKAYGGSGSAENASREQQIAVAERVMDAQGPGAWPVCSKKGGSTSSSSSHHTTKHSTKSSSKSTKSTTPKKVTKPVAALGSSNPNGDYTVVAGDTLTKIAQKFNVQGGYQKLQDLNEKYVPNADMIAVGQKLATK, from the coding sequence ATGTCGTACCGAGGCAAGCACCGCAAGATGTCCGCTGCCACCCGCACGATCGCCCGCGTCGCTGTCGCGGGTATCGCGGTCGGCGCGCCCCTCGCCATCGCCACGACCCCCGCGTCGGCGACCGACTGGGACGCCATCGCGCAGTGTGAGAGCAGCGGCAACTGGAGCACCAACACCGGCAACGGCTACCACGGTGGTCTCCAGTTCTCGCAGAGCACCTGGAAGGCCTATGGCGGCAGCGGCAGCGCGGAGAACGCTTCGCGTGAGCAGCAGATCGCCGTGGCCGAGCGTGTCATGGATGCCCAGGGCCCAGGCGCGTGGCCGGTGTGCAGCAAGAAGGGTGGCAGCACTTCGTCGTCCTCCTCGCACCACACGACCAAGCACAGCACCAAGTCGTCGTCCAAGTCCACGAAGAGCACCACGCCGAAGAAGGTGACCAAGCCGGTCGCCGCGCTCGGCAGCTCGAACCCGAACGGTGACTACACCGTCGTGGCCGGCGACACGCTGACCAAGATCGCGCAGAAGTTCAACGTCCAGGGCGGCTACCAGAAGCTGCAGGACCTGAACGAGAAGTACGTGCCGAACGCCGACATGATCGCGGTCGGCCAGAAGCTCGCCACCAAGTGA
- a CDS encoding NAD-dependent malic enzyme: MPVPGPGYSITVRVEAPASSSAAGDLTTAVGRVGGVLTAFDVVESHADTIVIDISANALSENHAQDITQALDSLPGVRVRKVSDRTFLIHLGGKIEVSPKVALRNRDDLSRAYTPGVARVCQAIAANPEDARRLTIKRNTVAVLTDGSAVLGLGNIGPAAALPVMEGKAALFKKFADVDAWPVCLDTQDTEEIITIAKALAPVYAGINLEDIAAPRCFEIEKRLREQLDIPVFHDDQHGTAIVVVAALRNALRVVGKRLEDCKIVVSGVGAAGSAIIRLLLSRNPGDIVAADIDGIVHPDRGNLDDNLAWIAEHTNTGKQTGTLHDALVGADVFIGVSAPNLFGAEQVATMNSDAVVFALANPDPEVDPLEAQKHAAVVATGRSDFPNQINNVLAFPGVFRGLLDAAAHNIDDTMLLAAADAIADVVDNGKLNASFIVPSVFDNAVAPAVAEAVRNAVRAEQAVPR; the protein is encoded by the coding sequence ATGCCGGTTCCCGGTCCCGGGTATTCCATCACTGTCCGGGTCGAGGCCCCGGCTTCGTCCAGCGCCGCCGGTGATCTCACCACCGCCGTCGGGCGCGTCGGTGGGGTGCTGACGGCGTTCGACGTCGTCGAATCGCACGCCGACACCATCGTGATCGACATCAGCGCCAACGCGCTGTCGGAGAACCACGCGCAGGACATCACCCAGGCGCTCGACTCGCTGCCGGGTGTGCGCGTGCGGAAGGTCTCCGACCGGACGTTCCTGATCCACCTCGGCGGCAAGATCGAGGTCAGCCCGAAGGTCGCGCTCCGCAACCGTGACGACCTCTCCCGTGCCTACACGCCGGGTGTCGCGCGGGTGTGCCAGGCGATCGCGGCGAACCCGGAGGACGCGCGCCGGCTGACCATCAAGCGCAACACCGTGGCCGTGCTCACCGACGGGTCCGCGGTGCTCGGCCTCGGCAACATCGGCCCGGCCGCGGCGCTGCCGGTGATGGAGGGCAAGGCGGCGCTGTTCAAGAAGTTCGCCGACGTGGACGCCTGGCCGGTGTGCCTGGACACCCAGGACACCGAGGAGATCATCACGATCGCCAAGGCACTGGCCCCGGTGTACGCCGGGATCAACCTCGAGGACATCGCCGCGCCGCGGTGCTTCGAGATCGAGAAGCGGCTGCGCGAGCAGCTCGACATCCCGGTGTTCCACGACGATCAGCACGGCACCGCGATCGTGGTGGTGGCCGCGCTGCGCAATGCGCTGCGGGTGGTCGGCAAGCGGCTCGAGGACTGCAAGATCGTGGTCAGCGGGGTCGGCGCGGCCGGCTCCGCGATCATCCGGCTGCTGCTGAGCCGGAACCCGGGCGACATCGTCGCCGCGGACATCGACGGCATCGTCCACCCGGACCGCGGCAACCTGGACGACAACCTCGCCTGGATCGCCGAGCACACCAACACCGGCAAGCAGACCGGCACGCTGCACGACGCGCTCGTCGGCGCGGACGTGTTCATCGGCGTTTCCGCCCCGAACCTGTTCGGCGCCGAGCAGGTGGCCACGATGAACTCCGACGCGGTGGTCTTCGCGCTGGCCAACCCGGACCCGGAGGTCGACCCGCTGGAGGCGCAGAAGCACGCCGCCGTGGTGGCCACCGGCCGCAGCGACTTCCCGAACCAGATCAACAACGTGCTGGCCTTCCCCGGCGTGTTCCGCGGTCTGCTCGACGCCGCCGCGCACAACATCGACGACACCATGCTGCTGGCCGCCGCGGACGCGATCGCCGACGTGGTGGACAACGGCAAGCTCAACGCGTCGTTCATCGTGCCGAGTGTGTTCGACAACGCGGTCGCGCCCGCGGTCGCCGAGGCGGTGCGCAACGCCGTGCGCGCGGAGCAGGCCGTCCCGCGCTGA
- the modA gene encoding molybdate ABC transporter substrate-binding protein, whose product MKKLALVAAGTTAVALLAGACSSGDEPSSSAGPGSSAAPAPSSGTLTVFAAASLTESFTALGKQFEAAHPGVKVSFDFEGSSSLVQKLDNGAKADVFASADEKNMTKAVDGGVIDGQPTVFATNKLAIAVAKGNPKGIKSFADLAGDGLTVVVCAPQVPCGSATEKVEKSTGTTLKPASEEKDVKQVLTKVQSGDADAGLVYVTDATSASGKVDKVDFPESAGAVNNYPIASVKDAPQAALAKQFTDFVLGAQGKAELTKVGFGTAR is encoded by the coding sequence ATGAAGAAGCTCGCCCTAGTCGCTGCCGGCACCACGGCGGTCGCCCTGCTCGCGGGTGCGTGCAGTTCGGGCGACGAGCCCAGCAGCAGTGCCGGTCCGGGATCGAGCGCGGCGCCCGCGCCGAGCAGCGGCACGCTGACCGTGTTCGCCGCGGCCTCGCTGACCGAATCGTTCACCGCGCTGGGCAAGCAGTTCGAGGCCGCGCACCCGGGGGTCAAGGTCTCCTTCGACTTCGAGGGCTCCTCGTCCCTGGTCCAGAAGCTGGACAACGGGGCCAAGGCGGACGTGTTCGCCTCGGCCGACGAGAAGAACATGACCAAGGCGGTCGACGGTGGCGTGATCGACGGGCAGCCCACCGTGTTCGCCACCAACAAGCTGGCCATCGCGGTGGCCAAGGGCAACCCGAAGGGCATCAAGTCCTTCGCCGACCTGGCCGGGGACGGGCTCACCGTCGTGGTCTGCGCGCCGCAGGTGCCGTGTGGTTCGGCCACCGAGAAGGTGGAGAAGAGCACCGGAACCACGCTCAAGCCGGCGAGCGAGGAAAAAGACGTGAAGCAGGTCCTGACGAAGGTCCAGTCCGGGGACGCGGACGCCGGGCTGGTGTACGTGACCGACGCCACGTCCGCGTCGGGCAAGGTGGACAAGGTCGACTTCCCGGAGTCGGCGGGCGCGGTCAACAACTATCCGATCGCCTCGGTGAAGGACGCGCCGCAGGCGGCGCTGGCCAAGCAGTTCACCGACTTCGTGCTCGGTGCGCAGGGCAAGGCGGAGCTGACCAAGGTCGGGTTTGGCACGGCCCGGTAG
- a CDS encoding TOBE domain-containing protein, translating to MYPHDGEHHGSPRNTVEVTVAGLEPHGPVIRLRVAGGPPWAAGLSADLTPAAVADLELEPGSPVTLSVKAATVAVHPAAD from the coding sequence GTGTACCCGCACGACGGGGAGCACCACGGCAGCCCGCGCAACACCGTCGAGGTCACCGTCGCCGGGCTGGAACCACACGGACCGGTGATCCGGTTGCGCGTCGCCGGCGGCCCGCCGTGGGCGGCGGGGCTGTCGGCAGACCTCACGCCGGCTGCGGTCGCGGACCTGGAACTGGAGCCGGGATCGCCGGTCACGCTGTCGGTCAAGGCCGCGACGGTGGCTGTACACCCGGCCGCCGACTGA
- the moaA gene encoding GTP 3',8-cyclase MoaA, with protein sequence MTAVHLGFPRVPGTRGPASAPRPEHPGLVDSFGRVATDLRVSLTDRCNLRCTYCMPAEGLDWLPGDQVLTDDELVRLMRIAVEQLGITDIRLTGGEPLLRPGLEDIVGRVTALRPRPRVSMTTNGIGLAKRASGLAAAGLDRINVSLDTIDRARFAELTRRDRLPHVLAGLAAARDAGLTPVKINSVLMRGLNEDEAAPLLRFCLDEGYHLRFIEQMPLDAQHGWDRADMITAEEILAKLGEQFELSPFPAARGGAPAERWLVDGGPGDVGVIASVTRPFCSACERTRLTADGAVRSCLFSNDETDLRSLVRAGARDEEVADAWRATMWRKLAGHEINEAGFAQPIRPMSAIGG encoded by the coding sequence ATGACCGCAGTACATCTCGGGTTTCCTCGCGTCCCCGGTACACGAGGTCCCGCCAGCGCGCCCCGTCCCGAGCATCCCGGTCTCGTCGACTCCTTCGGTCGCGTGGCGACCGACCTGCGAGTCTCCCTCACCGACCGGTGCAATCTGCGCTGTACCTACTGCATGCCGGCCGAGGGGCTCGACTGGCTGCCCGGCGACCAGGTGCTGACCGACGACGAGCTGGTGCGGCTGATGCGCATCGCGGTCGAGCAGCTGGGCATCACCGACATCCGGCTCACCGGCGGCGAACCGCTCCTGCGCCCGGGCCTGGAGGACATCGTCGGACGGGTCACCGCACTGCGCCCGCGCCCGCGGGTCTCGATGACCACCAACGGGATCGGACTGGCCAAGCGCGCGAGCGGGCTCGCCGCGGCGGGGCTGGACCGGATCAACGTCTCGCTCGACACGATCGATCGCGCACGGTTCGCGGAGCTGACCCGCCGCGACCGGCTCCCGCACGTGCTGGCCGGGCTCGCCGCCGCGCGCGACGCGGGCCTCACGCCGGTGAAGATCAACTCGGTACTGATGCGCGGGCTGAACGAGGACGAGGCCGCGCCGCTGCTGCGATTCTGCCTGGACGAGGGCTACCACCTGCGGTTCATCGAGCAGATGCCGCTGGACGCCCAGCACGGCTGGGACCGCGCGGACATGATCACCGCCGAGGAGATCCTGGCCAAGCTCGGCGAGCAGTTCGAGCTGTCGCCGTTCCCGGCGGCCCGCGGTGGCGCCCCGGCGGAACGCTGGCTGGTCGACGGCGGACCCGGTGACGTGGGCGTGATCGCGTCGGTGACCAGGCCGTTCTGCTCCGCCTGCGAGCGCACCCGGCTGACCGCGGACGGCGCGGTCCGCTCCTGCCTGTTCTCGAACGACGAAACGGATCTGCGTTCCCTCGTGCGCGCGGGCGCGCGCGATGAGGAGGTGGCGGACGCGTGGCGGGCGACCATGTGGCGCAAGCTCGCGGGCCACGAAATCAACGAGGCCGGCTTCGCGCAGCCGATCCGGCCGATGAGTGCGATCGGCGGATGA
- a CDS encoding MoaD/ThiS family protein codes for MTMPAQQAVTVVVRYFASARAAAGLDEEKVELPAGTTVTGAIDAVRALHPGQLARVLEAASFLVNEVAVRDRSRTLGDGCRLDVLPPFAGG; via the coding sequence ATGACCATGCCAGCTCAGCAGGCGGTGACGGTCGTCGTCCGCTACTTCGCGTCCGCACGGGCCGCGGCCGGCCTGGACGAGGAGAAGGTGGAGCTGCCGGCGGGCACCACGGTGACCGGCGCGATCGACGCGGTGCGCGCGTTGCACCCCGGGCAACTCGCCCGGGTCCTCGAAGCCGCCAGCTTCCTCGTGAACGAGGTCGCGGTACGTGACCGATCTCGCACCCTCGGTGACGGTTGCCGGCTCGACGTCCTCCCGCCGTTCGCCGGCGGCTGA